One Branchiostoma floridae strain S238N-H82 unplaced genomic scaffold, Bfl_VNyyK Sc7u5tJ_1560, whole genome shotgun sequence genomic region harbors:
- the LOC118408236 gene encoding zinc finger protein 525-like has protein sequence MDDLPTVHAGDETGSIKKLYSGRQQNNEGDIPREETCGVESDHPPAQRRTEHTDRFAVKRTVDRRFECTECDYRAAKKYCLVIHTRIHTGEKPYKCGQCDYCARQKSSLDLHRTTKHSGEKPLMCDECEYRTADRSNLSVHMRLHTGDKPYKCDQCDYSTARKGNLDRHMAKHTGEKPYSCRECGYRTADRSSIAVHLRKHTGEKPYKCDQCDYSAAKKDNLDRHMATHSVEKPYMCGGCGYRTGNRSHLNRHMSRHASVKPYKCDKCHFSTKWKDYLKKHSLKHTS, from the coding sequence ATGGACGATCTGCCAACTGTACATGCAGGGGACGAGACAGGCAGCATCAAGAAATTATACTCGGGAAGGCAGCAGAACAATGAAGGGGACATCCCACGCGAGGAAACGTGCGGAGTAGAATCCGACCATCCTCCCGCACAGCGTCGAACAGAGCACACGGACAGGTTTGCGGTGAAACGTACTGTGGACAGACGATTCGAGTGTACGGAATGTGACTATAGAGCAGCCAAAAAATATTGTCTAGTAATACACACAAGAATACATACAGGCgaaaaaccctataaatgtggcCAGTGCGACTACTGTGCTAGGCAGAAAAGTAGTTTAGACCTTCATCGCACTACTAAGCACAGCGGAGAAAAGCCATTAATGTGTGACGAGTGCGAATACAGGACTGCCGATAGGTCTAACCTATCAGTGCATATGAGACTGCATACAGGCGACAAACcgtataagtgtgaccagtgcgattatTCTACTGCGCGGAAGGGAAACTTAGACCGacatatggctaaacacaccggagaaaaaccttaTAGTTGTagagagtgcgggtacaggacggctgacagatCTTCCATAGCGGTACatttgagaaaacatacaggtgagaaaccttataaatgtgaccagtgcgactattctgctgcaaagaaagacaatttagaccgacacatggctacGCACTCCgtagaaaagccctacatgtgtggtgggtGCGGATACAGAACGGGCAACAGGTCTCACCTAAACCGCCATATGAGCAGACATGCAAgtgtgaaaccttataaatgtgataAATGCCACTTTTCTACTAAATGGAAAGACTATCTAAAGAAACACTCGTTAAAACATACGTCTTAG
- the LOC118408159 gene encoding zinc finger protein 320-like, giving the protein MGERCSEVAMDDRSTVHHGDKTSKSEKLDTERQQSNKWGISREEPCGVESDHPPGQVHTEQAGFLALKRTVDRRFECTECDYRPAKKVKLSRHTRKHTGEKPYKCDICDYSAAKKDHLESHMEKHTSEKRFMCVECGYRTGVKPYTCDYCDYSAARKFHLDRHMAKHTDEKPFMCGKCGYRAADLSYLTP; this is encoded by the exons ATGGGCGAAAGATGCAGTGAGGTCGCTATGGACGATCGGTCAACTGTACACCATGGGGACAAGACAAGTAAAAGCGAGAAATTAGACACGGAAAGGCAGCAGAGCAATAAATGGGGCATTTCACGCGAGGAACCGTGCGGAGTAGAATCTGACCATCCTCCTGGACAGGTCCATACAGAGCAAGCGGGATTTCTTGCGTTGAAACGTACTGTGGACAGACGCTTCGAGTGTACGGAATGTGACTATAGGCCAGCCAAAAAGGTTAAACTATCgagacacacaagaaaacatactggcgagaaaccttataagtgcGACAtttgcgactattctgctgcaaagaaagACCATTTAGAGTCACACATGGAAAAGCACACCAGCGAAAAACGCTTCATGTGTgtggagtgcggatacagaactg gtgtgaaaccctatACATGTGACTattgcgactattctgctgcacggaaatttCATTTGGatcgacacatggctaaacacaccgacgaaaagcccttcatgtgtggaaaGTGCGGATATAGGGCTGCTGACTTGTCTTacttaacc CCCTAA
- the LOC118408199 gene encoding gastrula zinc finger protein XlCGF57.1-like, translating to MDQKNSEIAMDDLLTTHPGNETDNSDKSDTGKQQDEKGNIPYGEKIGEESDHPNLQGQQTKQLDRLQVKRFACTECDYRAATKTELLRHTRRHTGEKPYKCGECGYRTADKSALTVHMRKHTGERPYKCDQCDYSAAAKDTLDQHMTTHTGEKPYMCGECGYRTADRSRISVHMRTHTGVKPYKCDQCDYSAAQKSNLDQHMAKHTGEKPYMCGECGYRTAVRSNLSAHMRVHTGEKPYKCDMCDYSAAKKDHLESHMTKHTGEKRFMCVECGYRTAHMSYLTVHMRTHTGAKPYKCDQCDYSAAVKSRLDVHMAKHTGEKPYMCGECGYCTAHRSYLTVHMRSHTGDKPYKCDQCDYSTAQKSNLDRHMAIHTGEKPYMCGECGYRVADKYTLTVHMRTHTGVKPYKCDQCDYSATTKCHLDQHMVRHTGEKPFMCGDCGYRAAFKSSLSKHRRKHTGEKPYKCDQCNFSAAQKGNLDQHMAKHTGDKPYMCGECGYRTARKPNLSRHMIKHTGEKPFVCGECGYKTAHKSNLTKHIRRHRGVKPYKCHQCDFSAAQKGDLDQHMAQHTGDKPYQCGECGYRTARRSNLTVHMRKHTGKKPYKCDQCDYSVTDKRCLKKHMVVHAS from the coding sequence ATGGACCAGAAAAACAGTGAGATTGCAATGGACGATCTACTAACTACACACCCCGGAAACGAGACAGACAACAGCGACAAATCAGACACGGGAAAACAGCAGGATGAAAAGGGGAACATCCCATATGGGGAAAAGATCGGAGAAGAATCTGACCATCCTAACCTACAGGGTCAACAAACAAAGCAGTTAGACAGGCTTCAGGTTAAACGCTTTGCGTGTACGGAATGTGATTATCGGGCAGCCACAAAAACTGAACTATTGAGGCACACGAGAAgacatactggtgagaaaccctataagtgtggagagtgcggatacaggacggccgATAAATCTGCCTTAACCGTgcacatgagaaaacataccggtgagagaccctataagtgtgaccagtgcgactattctgctgccgCGAAGGATactttagaccaacacatgactacacacaccggagaaaagccctacatgtgtggagagtgtgggtacaggacggctgacaggtcccGCATAtctgtacatatgagaacacatacaggtgtgaaaccctacaagtgtgaccagtgtgactattctgctgcacaaaaatccaaTTTAGACCAACATATGGCTAagcacaccggagaaaaaccatacatgtgtggggagtgtggatacaggacggctgtcaGATCTAACCTATCTGCACACATGAGAGtacatacaggcgagaaaccttataagtgcgacatgtgcgactattctgctgcaaagaaagACCATTTAGAGTCACACATGACCAAGCACACCGGCGAAAAACGCTTCATGTGTgtggagtgcggatacagaactgctCACATGTCTTACTTAACCGTACACATGAGAACGCATACAGGTgcgaaaccttacaagtgtgaccagtgcgactattctgctgcagtgaaAAGCAGGTTAGACGTacatatggctaaacacaccggagaaaaaccatACATGTGCGGAGAGTGCGGCTACTGTACGGCTCATAGGTCTTACTTAACCGTACACATGAGATCACATACAGGTgacaaaccttacaagtgtgaccaatgcgactattctactgcacagaaatcaaatttagaccgacacatggctatacacaccggagaaaaaccctacatgtgtggagagtgcggatacagggtGGCTGACAAATATACCTTAAccgtacacatgagaacacatacaggtgtaaaaccctataaatgtgaccagtgtgactattctgctacaacGAAATGCCacttagaccaacacatggttagacacaccggagaaaagcccttcatgtgtggggactGCGGATACAGGGCGGCTTTCAAATCTAGCCTATCCAAACATaggagaaaacatacaggtgagaaaccttataaatgtgaccagtgcaacttttctgctgcacagaaaggaaatttagaccaacacatggctaaacacaccggagacaaaccctacatgtgtggggagtgtggatacagaactGCTCGCAAGCCTAACCTATCTCGACACATGATCaaacatacaggagaaaaacctttcgtgtgtggggagtgtggatacaagACGGCTCACAAGTCAAATTTAACGAAGCACATCCGACGACACAGGGGtgtgaaaccttacaagtgtcaccagtgtgacttttctgctgcacagaaaggcgatttagaccaacacatggctCAACACACCGGCGACAAGCCCTACCAGtgcggagagtgtgggtacagaactgCTCGCAGATCTAAcctaaccgtacatatgagaaaacatacaggcaagaaaccttacaagtgtgaccagtgtgactattctgtcACAGATAAGAGGtgtttaaagaaacacatggtCGTACACGCCTCttga
- the LOC118408160 gene encoding putative zinc finger protein 702: MGERNSEVAMDDHKAVLSRGTIPYEETCGVESDHPPTQGHTEQGDTLPCDYSTARKGDLDRHMAKHTGEKRFICGMCGYRSARRSSLKLHMGKHTGVKPYKCDHCDYSSSYKSDLDRHITKHTGEKPFLCGDCGYRTADRSDLTVHIRIHTGEKPYKCDQCDYSTAQ; this comes from the exons atggGAGAAAGAAACAGCGAGGTTGCTATGGACGATCACAAAGCTGTGCTCTCTAGAGGAACCATTCCATACGAGGAAACGTGTGGAGTAGAATCTGACCATCCTCCCACACAAGGCCATACAGAGCAAGGGGACACTCTCCCG tgcgactattctactgcacggAAGGGAGACCTAGACCGacatatggctaaacacactggcgaAAAACGGTTCATCTGTGGAATGTGTGGATATAGGTCGGCTCGCAGGTCTTCGTTAAAATTACATATGGgtaaacatacaggtgtgaaaccctataaatgtgaccattGCGACTATTCCTCTTCATATAAATCTGATTTGGATCGACACATaactaaacacaccggcgagaaacccttcCTGTGTGGAGactgcggatacaggacggctgacaggtctgaCTTAACAGTACATATTAGGATACACACGGGCGAGAAACcgtataaatgtgaccagtgcgactattccacTGCACAGTGA
- the LOC118408221 gene encoding gastrula zinc finger protein XlCGF57.1-like, producing MGERSDEVAMDNLSTVHPGDKTSSIKKSGRQLNKDGDIPCEETSGGAESVYHPPAQGRAEQTDRLAVKRTVDSRFVCTECGYRAASRSHLLVHARKHTGEKPYKCDQCDYSATQKGNLDQHMAKHTGEKNYKCDECDYAATQKGNLDRHMAKHTGEKPFMCGECGYRTADKSSLTRHMTTHTGVKPYKCDHCGYSAALKGNLDRHMAKHTGEKPYICGECGYRTAHRSQLSAHMRTHTGVKPYKCDHCDYSAARKRNLDRHMSKHAGEKHYKCDQCDYSAARKVYLYQHMAKHNKPYMCGECGFRTADKSYLTIHLRTHSGVKPYKCGQCDYSTARKGHLDIHMTKHTGEKPYVCGECGYRTARKSALSRHMRTHTGDKPYKCDQCDYSSNDKRCLKKHMVTHAS from the coding sequence ATGGGCGAGAGAAGCGATGAGGTCGCTATGGACAATCTGTCAACTGTTCACCCTGGGGACAAGACAAGCAGCATCAAGAAATCGGGAAGGCAGCTGAACAAGGATGGGGACATTCCATGCGAGGAAACAAGCGGCGGAGCAGAATCTGTCTACCATCCTCCAGCACAGGGTCGAGCAGAGCAGACGGACAGGCTTGCGGTGAAACGCACTGTGGACAGTCGCTTTGTGTGTACGGAATGTGGCTATAGGGCAGCCTCTAGGTCTCACCTATTGGTACACgcaagaaaacatacaggtgagaaaccctataaatgtgaccaatgcgactattctgctacacagaagggaaatttagaccaacacatggctaaacacaccggagaaaaaaaCTATAAATGTGATgagtgtgactatgctgctacgcagaaaggaaatttagaccgacacatggctaaacacaccggagaaaaacccttcatgtgtggagagtgtggatacaggacggctgacaagTCTTCCTTAACCAGACATATGacaacacatacaggtgtgaagccttataagtgtgaccattgtggttattctgctgcactgaaaggaaatttagaccgacacatggctaaacacaccggagaaaagccATACATATGTGGCGaatgcggatacaggacggctcaCAGGTCACAGCTATCcgcacatatgagaacacatacaggcgtgaaaccctataagtgtgaccattgtgattattctgctgcacggaaaagaaatttagaccgacacatgtcTAAGCACGCCGGAGAAAAAcactataaatgtgaccagtgcgactattctgctgcacggaaagtATATTTATAtcaacacatggctaaacacaataaaccctacatgtgtggggagtgcgggttcaGGACAGCTGACAAATCTTACTTAACCATACACTTGAGAACACATTcaggtgtgaaaccttacaagtgtggccagtgtgattattctactGCAAGGAAAGGCCATTTAGACATACACATGACGAagcacaccggagaaaaaccctacgtgtgtggggagtgcggatacagaactgctCGCAAGTCTGccctatcccgacatatgagaacacatacaggcgataaaccttacaagtgtgaccaatgcgactattctTCAAATGATAAAAGGTGTTTAAAGAAACATATGGTAACGCACGCCTCTTGA
- the LOC118408194 gene encoding uncharacterized protein LOC118408194, whose translation MRIEESKTKAMVFSPPHIDQPTADSLEVNNKNIDIIPEVKLVGITLDEKLNFQSHICNTQTKAYKALKAISKVTNAKKNPNQEAHLQLYRAMIRPILEYGTECTLRAGQKHDAAYAPIQRKALLAATGCKIRTSTDALEVLTGIMPIDIHLTCRQAQAYLRMATKHTGNPIYDKIAQERSEEKIGTTLHLLETRFKEMKGEIEVSTVDKECYYDSRLPPFSVGRITGSFLPTTTNPANKEEAKEKVKQILHEMKKTPTTVVFTDGSSLGNPGPTGCAAVIYEQWGVTEPYTVRKPVAAKSNNYEGELQGIYLALNTLHRSQSKNRRILILCDCKAALENVSSLQQAEAYNDLVNAARQRLFEIQQKGHNIQIEWCPGHMGVEGNELADMQAKLAAEEAKHTENNTTWTKQQAMKHIEEQAVKRWQRRRENQTTSSHMQKANTSLKKKCSTWGSRTTQISINQLVSGHTELNAYKNWIDPTETPNCSTCGTRENIDHYMYECPKYENTRQHLMKEIDNIYEDNGIPQQERTMDVVSLAGMRSDLTNEANKRMYLAFTKYIEDTRRFAEQV comes from the coding sequence ATGCGTATCGAAGAAAGCAAAACCAAAGCCATGGTTTTCTCTCCACCTCACATAGACCAGCCAACTGCTGACAGCCTTGAAGTAAACAACAAGAACATCGACATCATCCCAGAAGTCAAACTGGTAGGGATTACACTAGACGAGAAGCTGAACTTCCAAAGTCACATCTGCAACACCCAGACTAAAGCATACAAAGCCTTAAAAGCAATTAGCAAAGTAACCAATGCTAAGAAAAATCCCAACCAGGAGGCTCACCTCCAGCTGTACAGAGCAATGATCAGACCTATTCTCGAATACGGAACAGAATGTACACTCAGAGCAGGACAGAAGCACGACGCTGCGTACGCCCCCATACAGAGAAAAGCTCTCTTGGCTGCAACCGGTTGCAAGATCAGAACGAGTACAGACGCACTGGAAGTGCTGACTGGCATTATGCCTATTGACATACATCTAACATGCCGGCAAGCACAAGCCTACTTGAGaatggcaacaaaacacacggggAACCCCATATATGATAAAATAGCACAAGAAAGATCCGAAGAGAAGATCGGCACAACCCTACATCTTCTCGAAACCAGGTTTAAAGAAATGAAGGGGGAGATAGAGGTCAGCACAGTAGACAAGGAATGCTACTACGACTCCAGGCTACCCCCTTTCTCAGTGGGCAGGATAACAGGATCTTTCCTTCCCACCACAACAAACCCTGCTAACAAGGAGGAAGCCAAAGAGAAAGTAAAGCAAATACTACACGAGATGAAGAAAACACCAACCACGGTAGTTTTCACAGATGGTTCATCCTTAGGAAACCCCGGTCCAACAGGGTGTGCTGCGGTCATCTACGAGCAGTGGGGAGTAACTGAACCTTACACAGTTAGAAAACCAGTAGCTGCAAAGTCCAACAACTACGAAGGAGAGTTGCAGGGGATCTACCTAGCACTGAACACCCTACATAGAAGTCAAAGCAAAAACAGAAGAATCCTCATACTCTGTGATTGTAAAGCGGCCCTTGAGAACGTCAGCTCGTTACAACAGGCAGAAGCTTACAACGATCTAGTGAATGCAGCAAGACAGAGGCTCTTTGAAATCCAACAGAAAGGACACAACATACAAATTGAATGGTGCCCAGGCCACATGGGAGTTGAAGGAAACGAGCTAGCAGACATGCAAGCTAAGCTAGCTGCAGAAGAAGCTAAACACACAGAGAACAACACGACATGGACTAAGCAACAAGCAATGAAGCACATAGAAGAACAAGCAGTAAAAAGATGGCAAAGAAGAAGAGAGAACCAAACAACTAGCAGCCACATGCAGAAAGCCAACACGAGTTTGAAGAAGAAATGCAGCACATGGGGGTCAAGAACGACTCAGATCTCTATAAACCAACTCGTGAGTGGACACACGGAGCTAAACGCCTACAAAAACTGGATTGACCCCACGGAGACACCAAACTGTAGCACATGCGGTACAAGGGAAAATATAgaccattacatgtatgaatgccCAAAATATGAGAACACCAGACAACATCTAATGAAAGAAATTGACAACATATATGAAGACAACGGAATCCCTCAACAAGAAAGAACGATGGATGTTGTATCCCTAGCAGGAATGCGAAGCGACCTGACGAACGAAGCAAACAAAAGGATGTATTTGGCGTTCACCAAATACATTGAAGACACGAGAAGGTTCGCCGAGCAGGTCTAG
- the LOC118408230 gene encoding zinc finger protein 525-like, producing MDERNSEVAMDGPQAVHPGDETSISIEIDMGREQNNEGVIPNEETCGPAGVESEHPPSQGHTEQVDKLTVKRIVDKPDKRFVCTECDYRALSNAQLSIHKRKHTGEKPYTCDQCDYAAAKKGNLKRHMAKHTGDKPLLCGECGYRTTDMAFLTIHMRKHTGAKPYKCDQCDYSSAQKGNLDQHMVRHNGEKPFKCGECGFRTAFKSSLATHMKRHTGVKPYKCDQCDYSAAEKSTLGQHMTRHTGEKPYMCGECGYRTVTRYSLTVHMRTHTGVKPYKCDQCDYSAAKKGHLDSHMAKHTNEKPFMCAECGYRTAHRSNLSRHMIKHTSEKPTNVTN from the coding sequence atggACGAAAGAAACAGCGAGGTTGCTATGGACGGTCCCCAAGCTGTACACCCAGGAGACGAAACAAGCATCAGCATAGAAATAGACATGGGAAGAGAGCAGAACAACGAAGGGGTCATTCCAAACGAAGAAACGTGCGGTCCCGCCGGAGTAGAATCtgagcatcctccctcacaggGCCATACAGAGCAAGTGGACAAGCTTACGGTGAAACGTATTGTGGACAAACCGGACAAACGCTTTGTGTGCACGGAATGTGACTATAGGGCACTCTCAAATGCTCAACTGtcaatacacaaaagaaaacatactggtgagaaaccctatacatgtgaccagtgtgactatgctgctgcaaagaaaggaaatttaaagagacacatggctaaacacaccggagacaAGCCTCTcttgtgtggagagtgtgggtacaggacgactGACATGGCTTTCTTAACCATacacatgagaaaacacactggcgcgaaaccttacaagtgtgaccagtgcgactattcttctgcacagaaaggcaacttagaccaacacatggttAGACACaacggagaaaaacccttcaagtgtggggagtgcgggttcaGGACAGCTTTCAAGTCTTCCTTAGCCACACACATGAAaagacatacaggtgtgaaaccttataaatgtgaccagtgtgactattctgctgcagagaaATCCACGTTAGGCCAACACATGACtagacacaccggtgaaaagccatacatgtgtggagagtgcggatacaggacggttACCAGGTATTCCTTAACCGtgcacatgagaacacatacaggtgtgaaaccttataagtgcgaccagtgtgactattctgctgcaaagaaagGGCATTTAGATtcacacatggctaaacacaccaacgaaaaacccttcatgtgtgcggagtgcggatacagaactgctCACAGGTCAAACCTATCACGGCATATGATCAAACATACCAGCGAGAAACCTACCAATGTGACCAATTAA